A single genomic interval of Natronoarchaeum philippinense harbors:
- a CDS encoding sulfatase, whose amino-acid sequence MREAPNIAVVVMDTARDRDVTATTAPTISTLGDAGTRFTRAFSAAPWTLPSHGSLFTGLYPSKHGAYSGHEYLGDAHPTLPELLGEAGYETVGITNNTWVTPESGFDGFDTLRKAWQLLPGEGNMLWEMVQVQDEESAQGVFRRALSGNPVRNLINAAYAKYLYGRRDSGAERTTGWIDDWLAGRSDDRPFFLFANYIEPHLEYDPPREYAEQFLDDEVSYYEAAALEQDPWEYLVGNVNHAREEFAILRDLYQAEIAHLDAQIDRLREALIDAGEWDDTILVVVGDHGENLGDHGMMDHQYCLYDTLLHVPLVVHGPGFEDGGEVDDLVSLVDLAPTLLDAAGAEAPAAREEFQGRSLHPDTGAEPPEQVYAEYLHPQPTMDALKRQVGELPEYVYRFDRSLRAVRTPEYKFVRGSDGNRELYHVAEDSAERSSLVNERPDIAADLEERLDSWLDSFEHAETSDEVEISGARRDQLEELGYLQ is encoded by the coding sequence ATGCGAGAAGCACCTAATATCGCCGTCGTCGTGATGGACACGGCCCGTGACCGCGACGTGACGGCTACGACCGCGCCGACGATCTCGACGCTGGGCGACGCCGGAACCCGGTTCACTCGTGCATTCTCCGCGGCGCCGTGGACGCTTCCCTCCCACGGATCACTGTTTACCGGGCTGTATCCCTCAAAGCACGGCGCTTACTCCGGCCACGAGTATCTCGGCGACGCCCACCCCACGCTCCCAGAACTGCTCGGCGAGGCCGGCTACGAGACGGTCGGCATCACGAACAACACGTGGGTGACGCCCGAGTCGGGGTTCGACGGGTTCGACACGCTGCGCAAAGCGTGGCAACTCCTCCCGGGAGAGGGGAACATGCTCTGGGAGATGGTACAAGTACAGGACGAGGAGAGTGCACAGGGAGTCTTCAGACGGGCGCTCTCCGGTAATCCCGTCCGAAATCTGATCAACGCAGCGTACGCCAAATATCTGTACGGCCGGCGCGACAGCGGCGCCGAGCGCACGACCGGCTGGATCGACGACTGGCTCGCCGGCCGGTCGGACGATCGGCCCTTCTTTCTCTTTGCCAACTACATCGAACCCCATCTGGAGTACGACCCGCCCAGAGAGTACGCCGAGCAGTTCCTCGACGACGAGGTCAGCTACTACGAGGCGGCCGCGCTCGAACAGGACCCGTGGGAGTATCTGGTCGGCAACGTCAACCACGCCCGCGAGGAGTTCGCGATACTCCGGGACCTCTATCAGGCAGAGATAGCTCACCTCGACGCCCAGATCGACCGGCTCCGCGAGGCGCTCATCGACGCCGGCGAGTGGGACGACACCATTCTCGTTGTCGTGGGCGACCACGGCGAGAACCTCGGCGACCACGGAATGATGGACCATCAGTACTGCCTGTACGACACGCTCTTGCACGTCCCGCTGGTCGTCCACGGTCCCGGCTTCGAGGACGGCGGCGAGGTCGACGACCTCGTAAGCCTCGTCGATCTCGCGCCGACCCTGTTGGACGCCGCTGGCGCCGAAGCGCCCGCCGCCCGCGAGGAGTTTCAGGGACGGTCGCTCCATCCGGACACCGGCGCCGAACCGCCCGAACAAGTGTACGCCGAGTACCTGCATCCACAGCCGACGATGGACGCCCTGAAGCGACAGGTGGGCGAACTGCCCGAGTACGTCTACCGGTTCGACCGCTCACTGCGTGCCGTCCGGACGCCCGAGTACAAGTTCGTTCGGGGGTCGGATGGCAACCGAGAGCTGTACCACGTCGCCGAGGATTCCGCCGAGCGATCGAGTCTGGTGAACGAGCGACCCGACATCGCGGCCGACCTCGAAGAGCGACTCGATTCGTGGCTCGACTCCTTCGAACACGCCGAGACGAGCGACGAAGTCGAAATCTCCGGCGCTCGACGGGACCAACTGGAAGAACTCGGCTACCTGCAGTGA
- a CDS encoding Single-stranded DNA binding protein, whose protein sequence is MTVDERAEELASDLGVDKEEVKEDLENLVEYSVPIDEAVQSLRRKYGDGGGDSGSTLSKESIDEITTADGNVTVTARVLNVGKRSIRYQGSDQVIYEGVLADESGTIDYTAWQDFGLSPGDTITAGNAGVREWDGSPELNLGESTSVAFEEETLDVPYDVGGEADLVEIETGDRGVDAEVRVAEVERRTIDGRDGETEILSGVLADETAKLPFTDWDPHPEIEEGASVRVENTYVREYRGVPSINVSEFSTVESLSEPVAVSERGTRLSIGDAVEAGGVYDVETVGHVISIRDGSGLVQRCPECGRVIQKGQCRTHGEVDGEDDLRVKAILDDGTGTVTAVLGDELTEQVYGGDLEDARDQAREAMDQTVVADSIRERVVGREYRVRGHLSVDEYGANLDASSFDEVADEPADRAADLLSEVNV, encoded by the coding sequence ATGACGGTAGACGAACGTGCCGAGGAGCTCGCCTCCGACCTCGGTGTCGACAAAGAGGAGGTCAAAGAGGACCTGGAGAATCTGGTCGAGTACAGCGTGCCGATCGACGAGGCCGTCCAGAGCCTTCGCCGGAAGTACGGCGACGGCGGCGGCGACTCCGGGAGCACACTCTCGAAAGAGAGCATCGACGAGATCACGACCGCCGACGGCAACGTCACGGTCACCGCGCGCGTGCTGAACGTCGGCAAGCGCTCGATCCGCTATCAGGGATCCGATCAGGTGATCTACGAGGGCGTGCTGGCCGACGAATCGGGGACGATCGACTACACCGCTTGGCAGGACTTCGGCCTCTCGCCGGGCGACACGATCACCGCCGGGAACGCCGGCGTTCGAGAGTGGGACGGCAGTCCCGAACTCAATCTCGGCGAGTCCACCAGCGTCGCCTTCGAGGAGGAGACCCTCGACGTGCCCTACGATGTCGGCGGCGAGGCCGACCTCGTCGAAATCGAGACGGGCGACCGCGGCGTCGACGCCGAGGTTCGGGTCGCCGAGGTCGAGCGCCGGACGATCGACGGCCGCGACGGCGAGACCGAGATTCTCAGTGGCGTGCTCGCCGACGAGACCGCCAAACTGCCCTTTACCGACTGGGACCCACATCCCGAAATCGAGGAGGGCGCGTCGGTCCGCGTCGAGAACACCTACGTCCGGGAGTACCGCGGCGTCCCATCGATCAACGTCTCGGAGTTCTCGACGGTCGAATCGCTCTCCGAGCCGGTCGCGGTCAGCGAGCGCGGCACCCGACTGTCGATCGGGGATGCCGTCGAGGCTGGCGGCGTCTACGACGTCGAGACGGTCGGCCACGTCATCTCGATCCGCGACGGGTCGGGGCTGGTCCAGCGCTGTCCCGAGTGCGGTCGGGTCATCCAGAAGGGCCAGTGTCGGACCCACGGCGAGGTCGACGGCGAGGACGACCTGCGCGTCAAAGCAATCCTCGACGACGGTACCGGGACCGTCACCGCGGTGCTGGGCGACGAACTCACCGAGCAGGTGTACGGCGGCGATCTGGAGGACGCCCGCGATCAGGCCCGCGAGGCGATGGACCAAACCGTGGTCGCGGATTCCATCCGCGAGCGCGTCGTCGGCCGCGAGTACCGCGTTCGCGGGCATCTCTCGGTCGACGAGTACGGCGCGAACTTAGACGCCAGTAGCTTCGACGAGGTCGCGGACGAGCCCGCGGATCGGGCCGCCGATCTTCTCAGCGAGGTGAACGTATGA
- a CDS encoding rubrerythrin-like domain-containing protein — protein MGFTDPYTPTKKHYECTDCRARTTDEVGDECPDCGGTLQNLSVGRW, from the coding sequence ATGGGGTTTACAGACCCGTACACGCCGACGAAGAAGCACTACGAGTGTACCGACTGCCGAGCCCGGACGACCGACGAGGTCGGCGACGAGTGCCCCGACTGCGGCGGGACGCTGCAGAACCTGTCCGTCGGTCGGTGGTGA
- a CDS encoding alpha-amylase domain-containing protein yields the protein MAAGTAMGSSLTGSAAADIGDSAVYQYYHTDWSTITNNLAAVADAGYDAIQVPPAQFSRVYKYERENDQFTYDVPLGYQPIDFTNFDSEFGTESEYQAMVDEAHNQGLDVIADAVMNHLAAGGDYFDRQVSIDDIPRFSNRDFHPQCDIDYSDPYSVENCWLVGLRDLDQDSSYVRGELYNYLQKYANLGVDGVRFDAAKHMPESFFSNYANQWADEFGLYKVGEVLDGSTSMNQQYADTGMSVTDYALFYTMKEDVFHSSGDMNALEGAGLVNQDPFSAMTFVSNHDSAPPEYERLAYAYILTYEGYPRVYNHRIGASDDEISTLLSLRRNVLSGGATTRYVDSELYVFERGDGLVVLNRGNSRRSEWVQTTQSSGTTLTDCTGSSSDTQVNSDGYVQVSAPAVGYAVYSTECPEGTGGGSGTNQITLQIQAPTEYGESVFFTGSTDELTNWGGGVQGTYVENGVWEVTIDDPGSFEWKTRRGPTDGTGDVWESGSNHSDADLSPTHNGWEDGYTG from the coding sequence TTGGCAGCGGGCACGGCGATGGGGTCGTCGTTGACCGGTTCTGCGGCAGCCGACATCGGGGACAGCGCAGTCTATCAGTACTATCACACCGACTGGAGTACGATCACGAACAACCTCGCCGCCGTCGCCGACGCCGGCTACGACGCCATACAAGTCCCACCGGCACAGTTCTCCCGGGTGTACAAATACGAGCGGGAGAACGATCAGTTCACCTACGACGTTCCGCTCGGCTACCAGCCCATCGACTTCACGAACTTCGACAGCGAGTTCGGCACGGAGTCGGAGTATCAGGCGATGGTCGACGAGGCCCACAATCAGGGTCTCGACGTGATCGCCGACGCGGTGATGAACCACCTCGCGGCCGGCGGCGACTACTTCGACCGACAGGTGTCGATCGACGACATCCCGCGGTTCAGCAATCGTGATTTCCACCCCCAGTGCGACATCGACTACAGCGATCCCTACTCCGTCGAGAACTGTTGGCTCGTCGGCCTGCGCGATCTCGATCAGGACTCGTCGTACGTCCGCGGCGAGCTGTACAACTACCTCCAGAAGTACGCCAATCTGGGCGTCGACGGCGTCCGCTTCGACGCGGCAAAGCACATGCCCGAGTCCTTCTTCAGCAACTACGCCAACCAGTGGGCCGACGAGTTCGGCCTCTACAAGGTCGGCGAGGTGCTGGACGGATCGACATCGATGAACCAGCAGTACGCCGACACGGGAATGTCCGTGACGGACTACGCGCTGTTCTACACGATGAAAGAGGACGTGTTCCACTCCAGTGGCGACATGAACGCGCTGGAGGGTGCGGGACTGGTCAACCAAGACCCGTTCAGTGCGATGACGTTCGTCTCCAACCACGACAGCGCACCGCCGGAGTACGAGCGACTGGCCTACGCCTACATCCTCACCTACGAGGGGTACCCCCGCGTCTACAACCACCGAATCGGCGCCAGCGACGACGAGATCTCGACGCTCCTGTCGCTCCGCCGGAACGTCCTCTCGGGCGGGGCGACGACGCGGTACGTCGACAGCGAACTGTACGTCTTCGAGCGCGGGGACGGGCTGGTCGTGCTCAACCGCGGCAACAGCCGACGCAGCGAGTGGGTTCAGACGACCCAGTCGTCCGGCACGACCCTGACCGACTGTACCGGCAGTTCCTCGGACACGCAAGTCAACAGCGACGGCTACGTGCAGGTGTCGGCACCGGCGGTCGGCTACGCCGTCTACTCCACGGAGTGTCCCGAAGGCACCGGCGGCGGAAGCGGCACCAATCAGATCACGCTCCAGATTCAGGCCCCGACCGAGTACGGCGAGTCGGTGTTCTTCACGGGCAGCACGGACGAGCTGACCAACTGGGGCGGCGGCGTTCAGGGGACCTACGTCGAGAACGGCGTCTGGGAGGTGACGATCGACGACCCCGGCTCGTTCGAGTGGAAGACGCGTCGCGGTCCGACCGACGGCACCGGCGATGTCTGGGAGTCCGGCAGCAACCACTCCGACGCCGATCTCTCGCCGACCCACAACGGCTGGGAGGACGGCTACACCGGATAG
- a CDS encoding DEAD/DEAH box helicase produces the protein MTDGDLAPDPAAFARLGPSVRSALSERGFETPTEPQRRAIPPLAAGENALVIAPTGTGKTETAMLPVFDAIAQRRRADAGGDDAGGRSSSSEPSLTTVREDAEADPYDGFAALYITPLRALNRDMRERLEWWGEQLDVSVDVRHGDTTDYQRQKQASDPPDVLVTTPETLQAMFTGSKLREALATIDHVVIDEVHELAASKRGAQLAIALERLREVAGPLQRIGLSATVGDPQEVADFLTGGRECAIREVDVGSRIDLSVTEPEITDADEKLSGQLMTSAEIASHVRAIGEIVDENESTLIFVNTRQTAEALGSRFKAIAPDGSIDAPVPDVSVGVHHGSLSKEARIDVEDRFKAGEIDALLCTSSMELGIDVGHVDHVVQYSSPRQVARILQRVGRAGHRSDQVSRGTILTTRPDDTFEALAIARRATEGEVERAPIHEGSLDAVANQIVALAMGHEEIGARNAYEIVTAAYPFRNLPEETFREVVRELANNRVIWLEEEYDRIEKTGGTWQYVYANLSMIPDEETYEVHDVASGRQIGTLDERFVVNFAQPGEVFIQRGEMWRITTIDDEESEVKVSPIEDPAGEVPSWIGQEIPVPKAVAGEVGEMRRVAGPQFEQGPADAAAVDAAAVAGEFTGRYPTDEGTASDALEQVRRHVETGTALPTDDRILIERQGRSVVVNACLGHTVNETLGRLLSSMLGQRSGSSVGLEVDPYRIELEVPTSISTPEIVEVLEETDPDHVRAIIELSLKNSDALKFRLAQVAEQFGRIKRWQGEASVSQNRLLAALEDTPVYEEAVREVFHEDLAVDAAGEVLTAIQSGDLAVETVGGHTPIGAGGRSSGQELLSPENADASVIETVRERIQNDRVILLCLHCTDWKTPKPVRRVRDQPECPECGSTRIAALNPWADEVVKAVRSQDRDEEQEDMVERAYRAASLVQSHGKRAVIALAARGVGPHNAARIINKLREDEDAFYRDILEQERQYARTQSFWD, from the coding sequence ATGACCGACGGGGACCTCGCGCCCGATCCGGCGGCGTTCGCCCGGCTGGGGCCGAGCGTGCGGTCGGCGCTCTCCGAGCGGGGCTTCGAGACGCCCACCGAGCCACAGCGCCGGGCGATCCCGCCGCTTGCCGCCGGCGAGAACGCGCTGGTGATCGCGCCGACGGGCACCGGTAAGACCGAGACCGCGATGCTGCCCGTCTTCGACGCCATCGCCCAGCGGCGGAGGGCGGACGCTGGCGGTGACGACGCCGGAGGACGCAGTTCGTCCTCCGAGCCCTCGCTCACCACGGTTCGCGAGGACGCCGAAGCCGACCCCTACGACGGCTTCGCCGCGCTGTACATCACGCCGCTGCGCGCGCTGAACCGCGACATGCGCGAGCGACTGGAGTGGTGGGGCGAGCAGTTGGACGTCTCCGTCGACGTGCGCCACGGCGATACGACCGACTACCAGCGCCAGAAGCAAGCATCGGATCCGCCGGACGTGCTCGTCACGACGCCGGAGACGCTGCAGGCGATGTTCACCGGCTCGAAGCTCCGCGAGGCGCTGGCGACGATCGACCACGTCGTGATCGACGAGGTCCACGAACTCGCGGCGTCGAAGCGCGGCGCCCAGCTTGCGATCGCGCTGGAGCGACTGCGTGAGGTGGCCGGCCCGCTCCAGCGCATCGGCCTCTCGGCGACGGTCGGCGATCCACAAGAAGTCGCGGACTTTCTCACCGGCGGGCGTGAGTGTGCGATTCGAGAAGTCGACGTGGGAAGCCGGATCGACCTCTCCGTCACGGAGCCCGAGATCACCGACGCCGACGAGAAGCTTTCCGGACAGCTGATGACCTCGGCCGAGATCGCCAGCCACGTCCGGGCGATCGGCGAGATAGTCGACGAGAACGAGTCGACGCTGATCTTCGTCAACACGCGCCAGACCGCCGAGGCGCTGGGATCGCGGTTCAAGGCGATCGCTCCCGACGGTTCGATCGACGCTCCTGTGCCGGATGTCTCGGTCGGCGTCCACCACGGCTCGCTCTCGAAGGAGGCCCGGATCGACGTCGAGGACCGATTCAAGGCCGGCGAGATCGACGCCCTGCTGTGTACCTCCTCGATGGAACTGGGCATCGACGTGGGCCACGTCGATCACGTCGTCCAGTATTCGAGTCCGCGGCAGGTCGCTCGCATCCTCCAGCGTGTCGGGCGTGCGGGCCACCGCAGTGATCAGGTGTCTCGTGGCACGATTCTCACGACTCGACCGGACGACACGTTCGAGGCGCTGGCGATCGCCCGCCGCGCGACCGAGGGCGAGGTCGAGCGCGCGCCGATCCACGAGGGGAGTCTCGACGCCGTCGCCAACCAGATCGTCGCGCTGGCGATGGGTCACGAGGAGATCGGTGCCCGGAACGCCTACGAGATCGTCACCGCGGCGTATCCCTTCCGGAATCTCCCCGAGGAGACGTTCCGCGAGGTGGTCCGCGAACTGGCGAACAACCGGGTGATCTGGTTAGAAGAGGAGTACGACCGGATCGAGAAGACCGGCGGCACGTGGCAGTACGTCTACGCCAACCTCTCGATGATCCCCGACGAGGAGACCTACGAAGTCCACGACGTGGCCAGCGGGCGCCAGATCGGCACTCTCGACGAGCGCTTCGTCGTCAACTTCGCCCAGCCCGGCGAGGTGTTCATCCAGCGCGGCGAGATGTGGCGCATCACGACCATCGACGACGAGGAGAGCGAGGTGAAAGTCTCCCCGATCGAAGACCCTGCGGGAGAGGTTCCCTCGTGGATCGGCCAAGAGATTCCGGTCCCCAAGGCGGTCGCCGGCGAGGTCGGCGAGATGCGTCGCGTCGCCGGGCCGCAGTTCGAACAGGGGCCGGCCGACGCGGCCGCGGTCGACGCCGCCGCCGTTGCCGGTGAGTTCACCGGCCGCTACCCGACCGACGAGGGCACCGCGAGCGACGCCCTAGAGCAGGTTCGGCGTCACGTCGAGACTGGAACTGCCCTGCCGACCGACGACCGCATCCTGATCGAACGACAGGGGCGGTCCGTCGTCGTCAACGCCTGTCTCGGCCACACGGTCAACGAGACGCTGGGCCGGTTGCTGTCTTCGATGCTCGGCCAGCGCAGCGGCTCGTCGGTCGGGCTGGAGGTCGACCCCTACCGGATCGAACTGGAGGTGCCCACCAGCATCTCGACGCCGGAGATTGTCGAGGTCCTAGAGGAAACCGATCCCGACCACGTCAGGGCGATCATCGAGTTGAGCCTCAAAAACTCCGACGCATTGAAGTTCCGGCTGGCGCAGGTCGCCGAGCAGTTCGGCCGCATCAAGCGCTGGCAGGGCGAGGCCAGCGTCTCCCAGAACCGACTGCTCGCGGCGCTGGAGGACACGCCCGTCTACGAGGAAGCGGTCCGCGAGGTGTTCCACGAGGATCTGGCGGTCGACGCCGCCGGCGAGGTGCTGACCGCGATCCAGTCAGGCGACCTCGCCGTCGAGACCGTCGGCGGCCATACGCCGATCGGCGCCGGCGGGCGGTCGTCCGGGCAGGAGCTGCTCTCGCCCGAAAACGCCGACGCGAGCGTCATCGAGACGGTCCGCGAGCGTATTCAGAATGACCGCGTGATTCTACTGTGTCTGCACTGCACCGACTGGAAGACGCCGAAGCCGGTGCGTCGAGTGCGCGACCAACCAGAGTGTCCGGAGTGTGGATCGACGCGGATCGCCGCGCTGAACCCGTGGGCCGACGAGGTCGTCAAAGCGGTTCGCTCCCAAGACCGGGACGAAGAACAAGAAGACATGGTCGAGCGCGCCTATCGGGCCGCTAGCCTCGTCCAGAGCCACGGCAAGCGGGCCGTGATCGCGCTGGCTGCTCGCGGCGTCGGGCCGCACAACGCTGCTCGAATCATCAACAAGCTTCGGGAGGACGAGGACGCGTTCTACCGGGACATCCTCGAGCAGGAGCGCCAGTACGCGCGAACTCAGTCGTTCTGGGACTAA
- a CDS encoding CAP domain-containing protein: MSSDSTLVRLLTAPARIAYRLVSLLVGVLFGLVRFVVVAVGVAIVAAVVLQAAGVAPGAVDLPGVLGGADTAPGDPNVSAYSDGDIEIDSDSVERLIHEEVNDRRAERGLDALEWNPTVASVARAHSEDMADRDYFSHTNPDGEGPFDRYREVSAGCRAYGENIALSWAGRPVERDSGAVETYETDEQLATALVEQWMNSSGHRENILRERWESGGVGVYVTAEGKVLATHNFCRGWV, translated from the coding sequence ATGAGTTCCGACTCGACGCTCGTTCGATTGCTCACCGCGCCGGCGCGGATCGCCTACCGGCTGGTGTCGCTGCTCGTCGGCGTCCTGTTCGGACTGGTTCGGTTCGTCGTCGTCGCGGTCGGCGTCGCCATCGTGGCCGCGGTGGTGCTGCAGGCCGCCGGCGTCGCGCCGGGCGCCGTCGACCTGCCGGGGGTGCTGGGCGGGGCCGACACCGCTCCGGGCGATCCGAACGTTTCGGCCTACAGCGACGGCGACATCGAGATCGACAGCGACTCTGTCGAACGGCTGATCCACGAAGAAGTCAACGACCGACGGGCCGAGCGGGGACTCGACGCGCTGGAGTGGAACCCGACGGTGGCGTCGGTCGCACGCGCCCACAGCGAGGACATGGCCGATAGAGACTACTTCTCGCACACCAACCCCGACGGCGAGGGGCCGTTCGACCGCTACCGGGAGGTCAGTGCGGGCTGTCGTGCCTACGGCGAGAACATCGCGCTCTCGTGGGCCGGCCGCCCGGTCGAACGCGACAGCGGCGCCGTCGAGACCTACGAGACCGACGAGCAACTCGCTACGGCGCTGGTCGAGCAGTGGATGAACTCCTCGGGCCACCGCGAGAACATCCTGCGCGAGCGCTGGGAGAGCGGCGGGGTCGGCGTCTACGTCACCGCCGAGGGCAAAGTGCTGGCCACCCACAACTTCTGTCGCGGGTGGGTGTGA
- a CDS encoding RPA family protein, with protein MSANENGDDQSGAGRREVAYRLFAAEYDDASLEHSESDEERAPNYVVTPTGARVNRLFAVGVLTEIEQVNEEVLRARIVDPTGAFVVYAGQYQPDEMAFLERTDPPAFLAVTGKARTFQPEDSDRVYTSVRPESINEVDAETRDRWIVQTAEQTIERVATMASALEHPERGDELAARLGDGGVDAGLASGVALAIDHYGTTPEYLAAVRDLAVEAAEVVADEREEVSQLSVRPGDGDGSVDPADLAALADAVPGASAMGASASGSDAADASASDPEAATADDASASTEEQDADAAETVPDETSAAETSVDETAPETTEATATTEQATADAEIEEDADAESEPEAEAEPDSAEEQDAEPAAGDDETDAGDDGQLGDFEPGNLGDDADEQAETSDAEPAAETPVGGDDMYEFSEEEREEIEEEYGTEFSTGTEVAEPGEADIETPEPATDDGNVSDDDTEDAASEETDDDAGAEAVEAETTETETSGADAEDDSPTEPSIPDDVSLTDVVVETMREMDDGDGVERGDLIDEVIADTGMTEPDVEDAIEEALMGGRCYEPTDDTLKPI; from the coding sequence ATGAGCGCGAACGAGAACGGCGACGACCAGAGCGGCGCGGGCCGCCGCGAGGTCGCCTACCGACTGTTCGCCGCGGAGTACGACGACGCATCGCTCGAACACTCCGAGAGCGACGAGGAGCGCGCCCCGAACTACGTCGTGACGCCGACGGGCGCTCGCGTGAACCGGCTGTTCGCGGTCGGCGTCCTCACCGAGATCGAGCAAGTCAACGAGGAAGTGCTGCGCGCCCGGATCGTCGATCCGACGGGCGCGTTCGTCGTCTACGCCGGGCAGTACCAGCCCGACGAGATGGCCTTCCTCGAACGCACCGACCCGCCGGCGTTCCTCGCGGTGACCGGCAAGGCCCGAACCTTCCAGCCCGAGGACTCCGATCGCGTCTACACGTCGGTCCGGCCCGAGAGCATCAACGAGGTCGACGCCGAGACGCGCGACCGCTGGATCGTCCAGACCGCAGAGCAGACCATCGAGCGCGTCGCCACGATGGCGTCTGCGCTGGAGCACCCCGAGCGCGGCGACGAACTGGCCGCACGACTCGGTGACGGCGGCGTCGACGCCGGCCTCGCAAGCGGTGTCGCCCTCGCAATCGACCACTACGGGACGACGCCCGAGTACCTGGCTGCGGTTCGGGACCTCGCCGTCGAAGCGGCCGAGGTGGTCGCCGACGAGCGCGAGGAGGTCTCTCAACTGTCGGTGCGTCCCGGCGACGGCGATGGCAGTGTCGACCCGGCCGATCTCGCGGCGCTCGCCGATGCCGTTCCCGGTGCGAGCGCGATGGGAGCGTCGGCGTCCGGCAGCGACGCCGCGGACGCGTCGGCGTCCGACCCCGAGGCAGCGACAGCAGACGACGCGTCGGCATCCACGGAAGAGCAGGACGCCGACGCCGCCGAGACCGTTCCTGACGAGACCAGCGCCGCCGAGACCAGCGTCGACGAGACGGCGCCGGAAACGACCGAGGCGACTGCAACTACCGAACAAGCGACGGCTGACGCCGAAATCGAGGAAGACGCCGACGCCGAGAGCGAACCGGAGGCCGAAGCAGAACCGGACTCCGCGGAGGAACAGGACGCCGAACCGGCCGCCGGTGACGACGAGACCGACGCCGGCGACGACGGCCAACTCGGCGACTTCGAGCCCGGCAATCTCGGTGACGATGCCGACGAGCAGGCTGAGACCTCGGATGCCGAGCCGGCGGCCGAGACGCCGGTCGGCGGCGACGATATGTACGAGTTCTCCGAGGAGGAGCGCGAGGAGATCGAGGAGGAGTACGGCACCGAGTTCTCGACCGGCACCGAAGTCGCCGAGCCCGGCGAGGCCGACATCGAGACGCCGGAGCCGGCCACAGACGACGGAAACGTCAGCGACGATGACACAGAGGACGCCGCGTCCGAGGAGACGGACGACGACGCCGGCGCGGAGGCTGTCGAGGCCGAAACGACCGAAACGGAGACTTCGGGGGCCGACGCTGAGGACGATAGCCCCACCGAACCGTCCATCCCGGACGACGTGTCGCTGACCGACGTGGTCGTCGAGACGATGCGCGAGATGGACGACGGCGACGGCGTCGAGCGCGGCGACCTGATCGACGAAGTCATCGCCGACACCGGCATGACCGAGCCCGACGTCGAGGACGCCATCGAGGAGGCACTGATGGGCGGACGCTGCTACGAGCCGACTGACGACACGCTCAAGCCGATCTGA
- a CDS encoding metallophosphoesterase: protein MALVEPIPGAPAATADLGAERALVIADVHAGIEAALRSERGINLESRAEDRRERVLELLERTDADRLVVLGDFMHSIGGPGGAERGEIEVLLESLPDRLPITLVKGNHDGDIESWIEGVEVTDGAGVRIGNVGFAHGHTWPDADVLAAETVCIGHEHPCVRLEDEVGGSRVERVWLRGPLDPAGFEDRLDGVEWTGPELIAFPAYNDLVGGTWVNVAGDDFLAPFLPDGLADGQAYLLDGTRLGAYDEL from the coding sequence ATGGCGCTCGTCGAGCCGATTCCGGGCGCCCCGGCCGCGACGGCCGATCTGGGCGCCGAGCGCGCGCTCGTGATCGCAGACGTCCACGCGGGCATCGAAGCTGCGCTGCGATCCGAGCGCGGCATCAATCTGGAGAGCCGCGCCGAGGACCGCCGCGAGCGCGTGCTGGAGTTGCTCGAACGGACCGACGCCGACCGGCTGGTCGTGCTCGGCGACTTCATGCACTCGATCGGCGGCCCCGGCGGCGCCGAGCGCGGCGAGATCGAGGTGCTCCTCGAATCGCTGCCCGACCGGCTCCCGATCACGCTCGTCAAGGGCAACCACGACGGCGACATCGAGTCGTGGATCGAGGGCGTCGAGGTGACAGACGGGGCGGGCGTTCGCATCGGCAACGTCGGCTTCGCGCACGGCCACACGTGGCCCGACGCCGACGTGCTCGCCGCCGAAACGGTCTGTATCGGTCACGAGCATCCCTGCGTTCGCCTCGAAGACGAGGTCGGCGGCAGTCGCGTCGAGCGCGTCTGGCTCCGGGGGCCCCTCGACCCGGCCGGTTTCGAGGACCGACTCGACGGCGTCGAGTGGACCGGTCCCGAGTTGATCGCGTTTCCAGCGTACAACGATCTCGTCGGCGGAACGTGGGTCAACGTCGCCGGCGACGACTTTCTGGCGCCGTTCCTTCCGGACGGTCTGGCCGACGGGCAGGCGTACCTGCTCGATGGCACGCGGCTCGGAGCGTACGACGAACTATAG